A DNA window from Elephas maximus indicus isolate mEleMax1 chromosome 17, mEleMax1 primary haplotype, whole genome shotgun sequence contains the following coding sequences:
- the LOC126060272 gene encoding 26S proteasome regulatory subunit 10B-like: MSPPYQPFLGKVFPVDSILHFTATFLYLQHFPIYKKRSLHQPCIIFMDEVDAIGGRRFSGGTSADREIQRTLMELLNQMDGFDTLHRVKMIMATNRPDTLDPALLRPGRLDREIHIDLPNEQARLDILKIHAGPITKHGEIDYEAIVKLSDGFNGADMRNVCTEAGMFAIRADRDFVVQEDFMKAVRNVADSKRLESKLDYKPV, translated from the exons ATGTCTCCTCCTTATCAGCCTTTCCTTGGTAAAGTCTTCCCTGTTGACTCCATTCTTCACTTCACCGCTACTTTCCTGTATCTACAACACTTTCCGAT ttataaaaagagaagtttaCATCAACCATGCATCATTTTTATGGATGAAGTAGACGCTATTGGTGGTCGTCGTTTTTCTGGGGGTACTTCAGCTGATAGAGAGATTCAGAGAACCTTAATGGAGTTACTGAATCAAATGGATGGATTTGATACTCTGCATAGAGTTAAAATGATCATGGCTACAAACAGACCAGATACACTGGATCCTGCTTTGCTGCGTCCAGGAAGATTAGATAGAGAAATACACATTGATTTACCAAATGAACAAGCAAGATTAGATATATTGAAAATCCATGCAGGTCCCATTACAAAGCATGGTGAAATAGATTATGAAGCAATTGTGAAGCTTTCAGATGGCTTTAATGGTGCAGACATGAGAAACGTTTGCACTGAAGCAGGTATGTTTGCAATTCGGGCTGATCGTGATTTTGTAGTACAGGAGGACTTCATGAAAGCAGTTAGAAACGTGGCTGATTCTAAGAGGCTAGAGTCTAAACTGGACTACAAACCTGTATAA